The stretch of DNA TTCATCTGTCCATCGCCGACTCGACAACGGACCGAAATATCTCGCACCATCCGGCTGTGCTTCGGAGACCCTGTCAAGGCGCGGAAAAGCCTCTCCGACATCTATCCGAATATACCAAGAGCTCCGTCCATACTTCATAGCGGTATTATAGGAAGGTTGATATTCTTGGATGAGTCGCGATTCTAAGAAGAGTGCTTCCTGTTCTGACCGACAGATCTGATACCGAACATCTGTCGTCCACCGGATAAGCCGTTTGATTTTACTTGGGCGTTTTTTAACCTTATGGAGATAGGAGCGGACACGCTTCCGTAGACATTTCGCCTTGCCGATGTAGAGGATTTGCCCCGAAGCTCCGCGGAAAAAGTAAACTCCCGGACTCGAAGGGACATCGGCTACCATTTCTTGCGTTAGCATAGTTCAATTCACAGAGTAATGTTTACTATTACACTCTATCATATTTTCAAAAATTATTCAACAGGCACGCGTATGCAGAATCTTGACACATTTTTCCCTTTCTGTTAAACTCGTTCTCAGGGGGAAAAGAAAATGAAACAAATATATTGGTTTGTGATCATTGGGAGTTTGTGTGTCGCAACAACTCCGCTTTCGGCGGAACTATTGGACGATGCAGTGGGAATCTGGCTTTTTGACGAAGGCAAAGGCGGTGTCGCAGCGGATACATCGGGCAACGGAAACGACGGGTCAATTACTGGAGCGAAATGGGCAGAGGGAAAATTCGGCGGTGCCTTGGAATTTGAACCACCGCACGTCGTGACTGTTAAAGCCGCTGATAGTCTCAATTTCAAGGACCAGATGACCATCGCAACCTGGGTCTACATGAATAAAGGTGTTTCCGATACCGCTATTCGACGGAACGGTTCCTATTTACTGGAAGTCCAATCCGGAGGCGAAAGGGTACCGGGCGGCTATGTCTTCGGCATCTGGTCGGGGGGTGGATTTACTGGCGGTGTGTGGGGGAAAACTGTCATTGAACCTGAAAAATGGTATCACATCGTTGGACTTTACGATGGCAATGAAATGAAACTTTACGTGGACGGCACGCTTGAATCTGCCGTTAAACAGGGCGGCGATGTAGATCAAGCAGGCGATTTGCTTTTCGGCACCTTCGGCGGTGAAAAGTTTATCGGCAGATTGGACGAGGTTATCTTCTTTAACCGCGGTATCACGGAGGCTGAGATCACCGAATTGATGAAGGGTGTGGAAGCCGTCCTACCCGTTTCCCCAAACGGTTTACTGACAACCACTTGGGGACGACTCAAAGATCGCTGAGGCGGTTGACACACATGCTTGCAAGTGTTATCATGTAAGAAACCAAGGGTTATTAAATAGTCTTTTAAGGAGGGCATCATGGCAGACACGCAACTGAATCAACCAAAACCTAAATTGCCAGCTGCGCAGCGTAATCTTTTAACTGCTGATGACCTCGCCAAGCAACCTGATGATGGCACTCGCTATGAACTCGTGAAAGGAGTCCTCCAGAAAATGCCGTCTGCTGGATTTGAGCACGGTATCTGCGCCGCTGAAATCGGAAGCAAACTTAACGTGTACGTCAAAACGCATAAATTAGGATACGTTTGTGGTGCCGAAACAGGTTTTAAGATTGCCCAAAGCCCAGATACGGTGCATGCACCAGATGCTGCCTTTGTTTGTCAGGCATCAATTGAACGGCAAGGTATTGTTAAAGGCTATTGGAACGGAGCACCCGATTTGGCAGTTGAGGTTATTTCGCCCGGTGATACTTATGCTGAGGTCGCAGAGAAAGTGGAAGAGTGGTTAACTGCAGGTTGTAGGATGGTATGGGTTCTTAATCCACGTAGGGAGACAGTAGAGGTCTATCGCTCCAATGAAGATTTTACCGTTCTACGTGGAACTGACACACTTGATGGTGGTGGTGTTGTTGAAGGCTTCCGATGTCAGGTTCAAGACCTTTTTGTGTAACTTATAGGTGAGTATCTTGGACACACCCTCCCCTTGCAACCGGAGAATGGATATGACAATGACGCGATGGCAACCAACCCACGCACAAAAAGCACAATACGAGACCGAAGGCTACTTTATCCTTCGCAATGTTATCTCACAAGACTTAGCAGCAGAACTTCGCGGTGTCATTCGGAACGTCCTTATGCTACCCAACGCTGGTGAGTTCGCCGATGTCGATCCCATGGATCCGATGGACGACTCACCGCAAGGGCGTATCGCACGCTTTCGCAAACTCGCCAACTTCTGTGTCGAATCCCCGCTGATATGGCACAACATCCATGCCGGTCCGGCAGTGCTCAACATCGCACGCTATTTTCTCGGCGACGATATCATCATGAAGTTCAACAGCTGCTTTCTTAAACCCGCACGCACGGGTGCCGCAACGCCGTGGCACCAAGACAACGGACTCTGGCGTGACGGTGAAACGGAGCCTTTCAATTTCTGGATACCCCTTGAGCCTGCGACGCGTGAGAATGGGTGTATGCAGTTTATCCCCGGTAGCCACAAAACCGAGATCGTTGAACACGTTCTATATCCCGATAGCATACACGGTGAACTCCCACGGGAAGCCGTTCAGGAGATGATCGAAAAGCACGGTATACGCCATATTGAATTGGATACCGGAGATGTCGTCATTTGGCACAGCAGTATGTGGCACTATAGTCCGCCGAACAAGAGCGAAAAGAGCCGTATTGCTGTCGCCGGGGTCTATACAAATCCAGAGATCTCTAAGACGCGTAATCGTTGGCATAACTTCCGATGGGTAATGAAGAAGGGTGAAGTCTGCACCCAATTCCCACCCGAAGTTGTCACTATGAAAAATAAACCCGTTGAACAACCGAAGCCGTTTCCACCTGCTAAGGACTATTAACCTATGCCATCGAAAAGACCGAATATTGTCGTCTACCTGTCCGATGACCACGGCTCGGAATATCTCGGTTGTTACGGAAACGCACAGATCCAAACCCCACATTTGGATAGTCCAACTCGTTTATCTCACGCAACATCACCCTGTAGAGGAATTATATGATATGACGACGGATCCGTATGAGTTCAACAATTTGGCTTTCAGGACGGAAATGCGCCCAATTCTTGAAGAGATGCGTGCCGATGTCCGACACTGGATGCACGCACAAGACGATGAAGGGAGACATGAAACATGCAATCTAAACTGACAGACAATTGGAAGGTTTATCTCTCCAGAATGAAAATTAAATTAAGAGGGCAGCCTGCAACAACGGAGCAGGCGGATAAGAGAGAAGATGGGCAACAAACAAACCGCCTCATTTTAACCGCTTTGCGAACAATTAAAAAAAATGTAAACCTGAGAGTGCCAGTTTCGAGTGAGGCTGGTTCAGCAGGTTTCTTAGTTCTGTGTACTGTGATTATTTTATTTTGCCTTGCTTGTGGTGATGCAGAACGAACGACCCACATTACAACGGCACCGGAGGATGCCGCTAAAAAACTCCCAATGGGCGAAGGGTTGGACCTCGGAGCACTCGCTCCCGAATTCTCGCTCCCAGATGGTGATGGAGAATTCCATACGCTTTCGGAGTATCGCGGGCAGAAACTTGTTATTCTTTTCTACCGCACCGGCACATGAGGCGACTGTCGAACGCAACTCGGTGAGTTGCAGAAAAAATATGAAGATATTCAAGCCGAAGGGGCTGAACTCATCGCTGTCAGTGCCGATCCCATAGCGACTGTTAATTCAACGCAGCAGACGCTTCAAATTACCTATATCTTGCTCTCGGATGAAAAAACGAAGACAATTGAGGCTTATAATGTCGTTGATCCGAGTGAAATCGAGGTGGCGCGTCCAACAGTCTATATTGTTAATCAGGATGGGAATATCGCCTGGAAATACCTTGATGCCAGAAGCGGTAAACGCATCGGTCCTGAACCAATACTTGCGCAGTTAAAGAAATTTTAGGAGGAGTCATTTGAAATGATTGATGTTTGCTATTTTGCTGACGAGGTATCTAAAACCGACTTTGAGGAAGCCATTAAACTCGGTGTTGAAGCCGGGGCAAATACCGTCGAAGTCCGCGGCGGTGTTTGGGGAAAACACGTCACCGAAATTGACGATGACGATGTCAAACGTGCTCAAGATGTGCTCAGCAATTATAATGTCCGTGTTGCGAGTGTCGGATCCCCCTTCGGTAAATGCTCCATTGATGATTCGCAGGAGTACGAACAGCATCGACGGCACTTTGACCGGATGGTGACGTTGGCACACGCGTTTGATACCCAAGTCATTCGAGGGTTTACGTTTTGGAACCCAAATCGCAGGATAAAAGGCGCGGCGCGTCCAGATATTAACGACTATATGGAACGTATTGTTGAGAAACTTTCGCTTGTCGTTCCGGTTGCAGAGAATGCGGACGTTACATTGTGCTTTGAAAACGAAAGTGCCTGTCTCGCTGGAACCTGTGAAGAGACGCGTGCCGTTATTGATGCGCTCGGAAATTCCCCCGCTCTCACCTCGTGTTGGGATGTCAATAACGGACTGCACTGCGGAGAAAATCCGTTGCCAGAGGGGTACGCCCATATTAAGGGATTGGTGCGGCATCTTCATGTGAAACCGAACAGTGAGAAAAACCTTGATCCGATTGGTGACACAGGTTTGCACTATAAAGAGGTGTTAGAGGTGCTCGTCGCTGACGGATTCACCGGCTCAGCGAGCATTGAACATTGGGGACAACCCGAAGATATGTTGAAAGGTGTGCGGCAACTGCGTGCCTTAGTTAATGCGCTATAACTGCTTATGGGTAAAGGAGAATACGATGCAATTGAAGCCGGATGCACCACAATTAACTTGGCAGGGGGCTGTCTCCCTACAGAAAACCGACGATTGGGTGATGCCATGGCGCACGCCGCACCCGATGCATGTTCTATTTCCAGAACCATTGTTGGAACGGGCGGCAATGCCCGCGGGCGTTCGTATCAGTTTTCGGAGCAATACGACGCGGGTTTCGGGCAATATTGTCCCACAGAACGAAAGCGGGATACTCGATCTCTGTTGTGAGGGTGAAGTTGTAGCCTCGCTTGATCTGACGCAAAAGGACAACTTCGTTTTTGAAGGGTTGTCTGGCGAGGAAAAATTGATTGAGTTATGGCTGCCGCAATTCGGGCAGTTTCAACTCCGCAACTTGGAAATAGATGATAGGGCAACGCTGCGACCATTCGCCGACGCTCGACCCCGATGGGTGACGTATGGGAGTTCTATCACGCAGTGTCGGACGGCGGCATCGGCGACACAGACGTGGCCCGCAATTGTCGCACGCCAACACGGTTTGAATTTAACATGTCTCGGTTACGGCGGACAGTGCCATCTCGATGCCATGGTGGCACGGATGATCCGGGATCTGCCTGCCGATTATATTTCGATGTGTCTCGGCATTAACATCCAAGGTGCCTCCAGTTTGGGACCGCGGGCATTTCGTCCCGCAATTATCGGAGCAGTCCAGATTGTCCGCGAGAAACATCCAGATGTCCCGCTTGTGCTAATGTCTCCTATCTATTCGCCACCGAGGGAGGAGAATCCAAACACTGTAGGGTTTCACCTTAAGGGCATGCGTGAAGAGGTACAAGCCGCTGCTGCGGCTCTTCAATCACACGGCGATCGAAACGTCCACTACGTTGAAGGGTTGCGTGTGTTTGGGGCTGACTGTGAACATCTACTCCCAGATGCTCTACACCCGGATGCCGAAGGCTACAGAGTTATGGGCAAGAATTTCGGGACTGAAGTTGCCGAGAAATTTTTTATGCGATAGACCCCCTAAAGCGGCATGCTTCCGCAAACGTTAAGCGGAAGCATTTGTAGGATTCAGAAATCAGTAAAGAGATTTCCTTAAACCCAAACGGGTAGCCTGCAACAGCGGCGCAGGCGGATTTGAGGAACGCACGTAAAAGTCCAAACGCACGTTCTTCCTCCGCAAGGTAAAATTAAAATTTCAATGTCGCCCAAGTCGTCGCTAACTTACCTTTCGACGAAACGTCTAACGCAACCTCCCAACCTTCCTCCGCGAGGAGTTGAATATCTTCTTCCTCTAACGCCACACCCTTTTTGGTGACAAAAACTTCATCTAATCCGCCAACGAGATTTTCGCTGCCCCAGCCACCGAACTTCAGGATAGCGGGACTGTCCATAGTCGCGCCGACATTCCGCTCTGTCTCCTTTTTACCATTTACGTATAAGGAGATAACACCTTTCTTGCGAACAGCGACGGTATGGTGCCAACCCTTTCCAACAATATCAGTTTTACCATCGTCAATGTGTTGTCCGCCTCCTTCAAAGATGAAGAAGCCGGTGTCTCTATCGATACTTGAACTCATCGCCCAGAATCCAGCACCGCCGTTCCGTTTAATCACAACATACGCATCTTTATTTTCGGAGTTCATCCAACACCCGACGGTAAAATCATCATCCTCAAAGTTGAAGAGATCGTTATGCGCAATAACGACATATTTCGGGCTTCCATCAAACTCCAATGCTTTGCCGAACTTTCCATTTATCCATTTAGGTCCATCGAATTCCCCATCGTTCCCGTTATCGGTAAAATCTTTAGCAACTTGTCCGTTACCTTCATCAAAGAGCCAGATACCAGCAAAGTCGTCAATGTTAATTTCGGCATGACCAAGCGAGAGGATGATAAGGCTGAGGCAGATGCTTCCCAATATTACGAGTCCACGGAATTTCATGTCTATCCTCCTATTTCCACAGCATTTCCTGTCTCTGCGGAAGCGTAAATAGCGTCCGTAATTTGCTGAACGACAAGGGCTTTTTCCAAACTCGTTGAGGGGTGTCGGTTCTCTCGGATAGCGGCGGCAAAATCAGACAACGGCGTGCTGTGTTCCGTTTCAGACGTTTCATCTGTTCCTACCGGCGTTGTAGACCCTACACCGCCTTCTGTTGTCGTTCGATTGTGAATGATACTTTCCGGTTTTCCATCCTGCATATTCAGTTTGAGAGAGCCTGCTGTCCCTATAATTTCCCAGTCTGCATGCGAATGCATCGTCATGAACTCTCCCCGTTCCACGCTGAGTACAATGCCGCCTTCACAACGGATAATTGCGGTATAATGCGTCTCAGCGTCGGAGCCAGACGCGATATGCGATTCAAATACTTCAGGCACAGTCCACGTTTGCGCAAATACGGTTTCTGGCTTGAGTTGCCACCCTGTAATACCGAGTAGGTAATCGAGGTCGTAGCATCCCCAGTTGACAAGGATACCACCACCGTTAAGAGCCTTCGTCAGTCGCCAAGCGGGACGGGGTGTGTCGCACGGCAATAGACAGTCCGGAGTTCTCCAAGACCTCCACTTGTGATAAGTTGCGTTGCAAACCGTGCGGAGGCCGTGAAACGCTTCCGTGAGGAACAGCACCCTGAGATTAAGTCCCCTCGGGCGGCGATGAGTTGGTCTACCTCCGCCGAATTCATCGCGATCGGTTTTTCAATCAGGACATGCTTGCCTCTTTCAAATGCTCGCAAGGCTACTGCCGTCCGGTATTGCGT from Candidatus Poribacteria bacterium encodes:
- a CDS encoding GIY-YIG nuclease family protein, whose amino-acid sequence is MLTQEMVADVPSSPGVYFFRGASGQILYIGKAKCLRKRVRSYLHKVKKRPSKIKRLIRWTTDVRYQICRSEQEALFLESRLIQEYQPSYNTAMKYGRSSWYIRIDVGEAFPRLDRVSEAQPDGARYFGPLSSRRWTDEAIDVLQRIFPVRTCEGEIIPIPGFRACFQYDLKRCDAPCAALITRERYGEMITDIVDLLDGEYEKVQTSLVAKRDRASETLEFERAAGFHKQLQRIQKVFTFLDVHRR
- a CDS encoding LamG domain-containing protein — encoded protein: MKQIYWFVIIGSLCVATTPLSAELLDDAVGIWLFDEGKGGVAADTSGNGNDGSITGAKWAEGKFGGALEFEPPHVVTVKAADSLNFKDQMTIATWVYMNKGVSDTAIRRNGSYLLEVQSGGERVPGGYVFGIWSGGGFTGGVWGKTVIEPEKWYHIVGLYDGNEMKLYVDGTLESAVKQGGDVDQAGDLLFGTFGGEKFIGRLDEVIFFNRGITEAEITELMKGVEAVLPVSPNGLLTTTWGRLKDR
- a CDS encoding Uma2 family endonuclease, with amino-acid sequence MADTQLNQPKPKLPAAQRNLLTADDLAKQPDDGTRYELVKGVLQKMPSAGFEHGICAAEIGSKLNVYVKTHKLGYVCGAETGFKIAQSPDTVHAPDAAFVCQASIERQGIVKGYWNGAPDLAVEVISPGDTYAEVAEKVEEWLTAGCRMVWVLNPRRETVEVYRSNEDFTVLRGTDTLDGGGVVEGFRCQVQDLFV
- a CDS encoding phytanoyl-CoA dioxygenase family protein is translated as MTMTRWQPTHAQKAQYETEGYFILRNVISQDLAAELRGVIRNVLMLPNAGEFADVDPMDPMDDSPQGRIARFRKLANFCVESPLIWHNIHAGPAVLNIARYFLGDDIIMKFNSCFLKPARTGAATPWHQDNGLWRDGETEPFNFWIPLEPATRENGCMQFIPGSHKTEIVEHVLYPDSIHGELPREAVQEMIEKHGIRHIELDTGDVVIWHSSMWHYSPPNKSEKSRIAVAGVYTNPEISKTRNRWHNFRWVMKKGEVCTQFPPEVVTMKNKPVEQPKPFPPAKDY
- a CDS encoding redoxin domain-containing protein, with translation MGEGLDLGALAPEFSLPDGDGEFHTLSEYRGQKLVILFYRTGT
- a CDS encoding peroxiredoxin family protein, giving the protein MQKKYEDIQAEGAELIAVSADPIATVNSTQQTLQITYILLSDEKTKTIEAYNVVDPSEIEVARPTVYIVNQDGNIAWKYLDARSGKRIGPEPILAQLKKF
- a CDS encoding sugar phosphate isomerase/epimerase, whose amino-acid sequence is MIDVCYFADEVSKTDFEEAIKLGVEAGANTVEVRGGVWGKHVTEIDDDDVKRAQDVLSNYNVRVASVGSPFGKCSIDDSQEYEQHRRHFDRMVTLAHAFDTQVIRGFTFWNPNRRIKGAARPDINDYMERIVEKLSLVVPVAENADVTLCFENESACLAGTCEETRAVIDALGNSPALTSCWDVNNGLHCGENPLPEGYAHIKGLVRHLHVKPNSEKNLDPIGDTGLHYKEVLEVLVADGFTGSASIEHWGQPEDMLKGVRQLRALVNAL
- a CDS encoding GDSL family lipase gives rise to the protein MQLKPDAPQLTWQGAVSLQKTDDWVMPWRTPHPMHVLFPEPLLERAAMPAGVRISFRSNTTRVSGNIVPQNESGILDLCCEGEVVASLDLTQKDNFVFEGLSGEEKLIELWLPQFGQFQLRNLEIDDRATLRPFADARPRWVTYGSSITQCRTAASATQTWPAIVARQHGLNLTCLGYGGQCHLDAMVARMIRDLPADYISMCLGINIQGASSLGPRAFRPAIIGAVQIVREKHPDVPLVLMSPIYSPPREENPNTVGFHLKGMREEVQAAAAALQSHGDRNVHYVEGLRVFGADCEHLLPDALHPDAEGYRVMGKNFGTEVAEKFFMR
- a CDS encoding Gfo/Idh/MocA family oxidoreductase; translation: MPCDTPRPAWRLTKALNGGGILVNWGCYDLDYLLGITGWQLKPETVFAQTWTVPEVFESHIASGSDAETHYTAIIRCEGGIVLSVERGEFMTMHSHADWEIIGTAGSLKLNMQDGKPESIIHNRTTTEGGVGSTTPVGTDETSETEHSTPLSDFAAAIRENRHPSTSLEKALVVQQITDAIYASAETGNAVEIGG
- a CDS encoding Gfo/Idh/MocA family oxidoreductase, which produces MKPVKVGVIGCGVIGSNHLSIASEASHIELVAAADMIETNRTNAAKRFNPPKMYSNDVDLLNDDDVEAVVLAFPTQYRTAVALRAFERGKHVLIEKPIAMNSAEVDQLIAARGDLISGCCSSRKRFTASARFATQLITSGGLGELRTVYCRATHPVPLGD